From one Nilaparvata lugens isolate BPH chromosome 2, ASM1435652v1, whole genome shotgun sequence genomic stretch:
- the LOC111055613 gene encoding uncharacterized protein LOC111055613 isoform X2 translates to MDSRHTVKGKKKLVLSARRMKRRLPPEFHANRRRRIEEQTLSLEAPSSSQADSVSADAISVSTENFQPSATSTPKGKKRRPHKRKVPAHLMKWRLQQKCKGNYM, encoded by the exons atggatTCAAGACATACGgtgaagggaaagaagaagttGGTTCTTTCAGCCAGGAGAATGAAAAGGCGGCTACCACCAGAATTTCATGCTAACAGACGTAGAAG gATTGAAGAACAAACCTTATCGCTCGAAGCGCCTTCATCTTCCCAGGCTGACAGTGTTTCAGCAGATGCCATTTCTGTATCCACTGAGAACTTTCAACCCAG TGCAACGTCAACTCCTaaaggaaagaagagaagaCCACACAAAAGAAAAGTACCAGCGCATTTGATGAAATGGAGATTACAGCAAAA GTGCAAGGGCAACTACATGTAG
- the LOC111055613 gene encoding uncharacterized protein LOC111055613 isoform X1 translates to MDSRHTVKGKKKLVLSARRMKRRLPPEFHANRRRRIEEQTLSLEAPSSSQADSVSADAISVSTENFQPSATSTPKGKKRRPHKRKVPAHLMKWRLQQKKSKGEEKILFLSGVNSLN, encoded by the exons atggatTCAAGACATACGgtgaagggaaagaagaagttGGTTCTTTCAGCCAGGAGAATGAAAAGGCGGCTACCACCAGAATTTCATGCTAACAGACGTAGAAG gATTGAAGAACAAACCTTATCGCTCGAAGCGCCTTCATCTTCCCAGGCTGACAGTGTTTCAGCAGATGCCATTTCTGTATCCACTGAGAACTTTCAACCCAG TGCAACGTCAACTCCTaaaggaaagaagagaagaCCACACAAAAGAAAAGTACCAGCGCATTTGATGAAATGGAGATTACAGCAAAA GAAATctaaaggagaagaaaaaatattgtttctcTCTGGTGTCAATTCATTGAATTGA